A region from the Salidesulfovibrio onnuriiensis genome encodes:
- a CDS encoding chemotaxis protein CheW has protein sequence MSEEVLTDINQFLTFTLGKEIFALDIGTVREVLELTSITKIPRTPNFMRGVINLRGNAVPVVDMRMKMGMSQGEDTVDTCIIIVEIEFDGEMTVMGALVDSVREVFEMMPDSIEPAPKMGAAVNAEYIRGMGRQEEKFIIILEINKIFSAEELALVKGMAGGEQQQEAVAEEVAA, from the coding sequence ATGAGCGAAGAAGTCCTCACTGACATCAATCAGTTTTTGACCTTTACGCTTGGGAAAGAAATTTTTGCCCTGGATATCGGGACAGTGCGTGAGGTCCTTGAGTTGACCTCGATCACGAAGATCCCCCGCACCCCCAATTTCATGCGCGGGGTTATCAACCTGCGCGGCAATGCCGTGCCCGTGGTTGATATGCGCATGAAGATGGGCATGTCCCAGGGCGAGGATACGGTCGACACCTGCATCATCATCGTGGAAATCGAATTTGATGGGGAAATGACCGTCATGGGCGCTCTGGTGGATTCCGTCCGGGAAGTGTTCGAAATGATGCCCGATTCCATCGAGCCCGCTCCGAAGATGGGCGCGGCGGTCAATGCCGAGTATATCCGCGGCATGGGGCGTCAGGAAGAAAAGTTCATTATCATCCTGGAGATCAACAAGATCTTCTCCGCCGAGGAACTGGCCCTGGTCAAGGGCATGGCAGGCGGAGAGCAACAGCAGGAGGCCGTGGCCGAGGAGGTCGCTGCCTAG
- a CDS encoding alkaline phosphatase, translating to MKFCLKRKTVLGSLLLSASLMLISSLAFAAAPKYVFYFIGDGMGPAQRQSAEYFYKIKTDNPEAKLVMNSLPTSALVTTHSANTLVTDSAAGGTALAAGFKTTNGVISKLPDGKDIKTIAEAARDAGYAVGITTTTRVTHATPAAFSAHEMSRDSENEIAADQVESGFDYIAGGGYRHFVAAKNAEGLKSKRKDERDLVAEFKTKGYTTFVGDNARDAFRAYTPKKGDKVFAPLAYSHIGMEIDRINAPKGANAMPSLSELTTKGIEVLSAQDKPFFLMVEGGRIDHAAHANDAAGAIYDTMAFDEAIAKAYDFYKKHPEETLIVIAADHETGGMAMGISLDSKGYFLKLKELLKVKASCEDVLWGVYPKMYKDIADVKKRHAAYEKYVAETFGLTALNARESKILENAMSVEDKNQSLPIEKQTTYGYEYSPTMIAVAHLVSERARISWTSYVHTAGVIALSAVGSDSQEFAGFKDNTDLPRIMAKAMGVELSSFKRAASKALEGDTFGPNQKASELPYGVSAN from the coding sequence ATGAAGTTCTGTCTGAAACGAAAAACCGTCCTTGGCTCCCTGTTGCTCTCGGCATCCCTGATGCTGATATCCTCCCTCGCCTTTGCCGCCGCACCGAAGTATGTGTTCTACTTCATCGGCGACGGCATGGGACCGGCCCAACGCCAGTCCGCCGAATACTTCTACAAGATCAAGACCGACAACCCCGAGGCCAAGCTGGTCATGAACAGCCTGCCCACTTCGGCCCTGGTCACCACCCACTCCGCAAACACCCTGGTCACCGACTCCGCAGCAGGCGGCACCGCCCTTGCCGCGGGCTTCAAGACCACCAACGGCGTCATCTCCAAGCTGCCCGACGGCAAGGACATCAAGACCATCGCCGAAGCGGCCCGCGACGCAGGCTATGCAGTGGGCATCACCACCACCACCCGTGTCACCCACGCCACCCCGGCCGCATTCTCCGCTCATGAAATGAGCCGCGACAGCGAAAATGAAATCGCCGCCGACCAGGTTGAATCCGGCTTCGACTACATCGCAGGCGGCGGCTACCGTCACTTCGTGGCCGCGAAAAACGCCGAAGGCCTGAAATCCAAGCGCAAGGACGAACGCGACCTGGTGGCCGAATTCAAGACCAAGGGCTACACCACCTTCGTGGGCGACAATGCACGCGACGCATTCCGCGCTTACACCCCGAAAAAGGGCGACAAGGTCTTCGCTCCCCTGGCATACAGCCACATCGGCATGGAAATCGACCGCATCAACGCTCCCAAGGGCGCCAATGCCATGCCGTCCCTGTCCGAACTGACCACCAAGGGCATTGAAGTTCTCTCCGCCCAGGACAAGCCCTTCTTCCTGATGGTTGAAGGCGGCCGCATCGACCACGCAGCCCACGCCAACGACGCAGCAGGCGCCATCTACGACACCATGGCTTTTGACGAAGCCATCGCAAAGGCATACGACTTCTACAAGAAGCACCCGGAAGAAACCCTGATCGTCATCGCAGCCGACCACGAAACCGGCGGCATGGCCATGGGCATCAGCCTGGACTCCAAGGGCTACTTCCTCAAGCTGAAGGAGCTGCTCAAGGTGAAGGCATCCTGTGAAGACGTGCTGTGGGGCGTGTATCCCAAAATGTACAAGGACATCGCCGATGTGAAGAAACGTCACGCCGCCTACGAAAAGTACGTGGCTGAAACCTTCGGCCTGACCGCCCTCAACGCACGCGAAAGCAAGATCCTCGAAAACGCCATGAGCGTGGAAGACAAGAACCAGAGCCTGCCGATTGAAAAGCAGACCACCTACGGCTACGAATACAGCCCGACCATGATCGCAGTGGCGCACCTGGTTTCCGAACGCGCACGCATCAGCTGGACCTCCTATGTCCACACCGCAGGCGTGATCGCCCTGTCCGCCGTGGGTTCCGATTCTCAGGAATTCGCCGGCTTCAAGGACAACACCGACCTGCCGCGCATCATGGCCAAGGCCATGGGTGTGGAACTGTCCTCCTTCAAGCGCGCCGCTTCCAAGGCCCTGGAAGGCGACACCTTCGGTCCCAACCAGAAGGCATCCGAACTCCCTTACGGAGTTTCCGCCAACTAG
- a CDS encoding 4Fe-4S binding protein translates to MSRSAKGMRLQWTRRIIQAVSLFCLAEFSYYGIFRCPFAVPYVSCANCPVVQCPGKKLWLLVLLGILASGLLFGRAFCGYSCPVGMLNELFGKVAVFKGKISGGFARVAGFGKYLAALVCAYLFFAMHNPRWAVPIRTGEFIKSTLLTFEHAFPLWLARTFIVLGALLMGLLVPYFFCRFVCPTGGVLEVLKRFSLFRYRMADNCTDCGICNRVCGLETRPALDNCTNCGECKGACPVNAIELKGAAGSCAKQQTDG, encoded by the coding sequence ATGTCTAGAAGTGCGAAAGGAATGCGGCTGCAATGGACGCGTCGTATCATTCAGGCGGTTTCCCTGTTTTGTCTGGCGGAGTTCTCCTATTACGGAATCTTCCGCTGTCCCTTTGCCGTGCCCTACGTGAGTTGCGCCAACTGTCCGGTGGTCCAGTGTCCGGGAAAGAAGCTCTGGCTTCTCGTGCTGCTCGGCATCCTGGCTTCGGGCCTGCTTTTCGGCAGGGCCTTTTGCGGATATTCCTGTCCCGTGGGCATGCTGAACGAGCTGTTCGGCAAGGTTGCCGTTTTCAAGGGCAAGATATCGGGCGGCTTCGCCAGGGTGGCCGGCTTCGGCAAGTATCTGGCGGCATTGGTATGCGCCTATCTGTTTTTCGCCATGCACAATCCCCGGTGGGCGGTTCCCATTCGGACAGGCGAATTCATCAAGTCGACGCTGCTGACCTTCGAGCATGCCTTTCCTCTGTGGCTGGCGCGGACCTTCATTGTCCTGGGCGCGTTGCTGATGGGGCTGCTCGTGCCGTACTTCTTCTGCCGCTTTGTCTGCCCCACGGGCGGAGTTCTCGAGGTGCTCAAGCGGTTTTCGCTGTTCAGGTACCGGATGGCGGACAACTGTACGGACTGCGGAATCTGCAACAGGGTCTGCGGACTGGAGACCCGCCCCGCGTTGGACAACTGTACCAACTGCGGCGAGTGCAAGGGGGCGTGCCCCGTGAACGCCATTGAGTTGAAGGGGGCCGCTGGTTCTTGTGCGAAGCAACAGACGGACGGATAG
- a CDS encoding Smr/MutS family protein — MSPKKKMKSLDELKKLQIGPKDDYLEKLMAKGKKAAQQKKEPVPEPEQRPEEDLFQTAMLGVTKMDGTESGRQVSPRPAQASPASLGSQDPKSMAEAMQNGIDFELEYTDEYMHGYVRGLDSKVFQQLKAGSLSVEAHLDMHGLNSDQALDNLLFFIRESYLQNKRTLLIVTGRGRNSPGGRSVLKQEIQSWLTRDPLRRIVLAFCTAQPKDGGTGAIYALLRKQKKQQGKVQWDKMMNWDD; from the coding sequence ATGAGCCCCAAGAAAAAAATGAAATCCCTGGACGAACTGAAAAAGCTGCAGATCGGCCCCAAGGACGACTATCTGGAAAAACTCATGGCCAAAGGCAAAAAGGCGGCCCAGCAGAAAAAAGAACCGGTCCCCGAGCCGGAACAGCGGCCCGAGGAAGATCTTTTCCAGACGGCGATGCTGGGAGTGACCAAGATGGATGGAACCGAATCAGGCCGGCAGGTGTCCCCGCGTCCGGCCCAGGCCTCGCCGGCTTCCCTGGGCTCCCAGGACCCCAAGTCCATGGCCGAGGCAATGCAGAACGGCATCGACTTCGAGCTGGAGTACACGGACGAATACATGCACGGCTACGTACGCGGCCTGGACAGCAAGGTTTTCCAGCAGCTCAAGGCCGGATCCCTGAGCGTGGAGGCCCACCTGGACATGCACGGGCTCAATTCGGACCAGGCCCTGGACAACCTGCTCTTCTTCATACGGGAAAGCTATCTTCAAAATAAACGAACACTGCTCATCGTCACCGGACGGGGCCGAAATTCCCCAGGCGGGCGCAGCGTGCTCAAGCAGGAGATCCAGTCATGGCTGACCAGGGACCCCTTGCGACGCATTGTCCTGGCATTCTGCACGGCACAGCCCAAGGACGGCGGCACGGGCGCAATCTACGCCCTGCTGCGAAAACAGAAAAAACAGCAAGGCAAGGTCCAGTGGGACAAGATGATGAACTGGGACGATTAA
- a CDS encoding ABC transporter ATP-binding protein translates to MLTIEDLHVNIGDKEVLKGINLEIKEGETFILFGPNGSGKTSLLMALMGFSGYDITRGKIVFRGEDITHAPMYERARLGVGMSFQRPPTIHGLRTRHLVNMCARGEDIDIEALAERVNFSGFLERDINAGFSGGEIKRSELLQLMAQKPSLVLFDEPESGVDLENMQLIGKVCRQLLDGRIDASPDKSLKEIREQSSMAGLIITHTGYILDYVNADRGQVLYNGHLCCQGRPRDILEHIRTNGYQECIRCMQ, encoded by the coding sequence ATGCTTACGATTGAAGATCTTCATGTAAATATCGGCGACAAGGAAGTCCTCAAGGGGATCAACCTTGAGATCAAGGAAGGGGAGACTTTCATCCTCTTCGGTCCCAACGGTTCGGGCAAGACGTCCCTGCTCATGGCCCTGATGGGTTTTTCCGGTTACGACATTACCCGGGGTAAGATCGTCTTCAGGGGCGAAGACATTACCCATGCTCCCATGTATGAGCGGGCCCGCCTCGGCGTCGGCATGTCTTTTCAGCGTCCGCCGACCATCCACGGTCTTCGCACCAGGCATCTGGTGAACATGTGCGCCCGGGGCGAGGATATCGACATCGAAGCCCTTGCGGAGCGCGTCAACTTTTCCGGTTTCCTGGAGCGCGACATCAATGCGGGTTTTTCCGGCGGCGAGATCAAGCGTTCCGAGCTGTTGCAGCTCATGGCCCAGAAGCCCAGCCTCGTTTTGTTCGATGAGCCCGAATCCGGTGTGGACCTGGAGAACATGCAGCTTATCGGCAAGGTCTGCCGCCAGTTGCTGGACGGCCGCATCGACGCCTCGCCGGACAAGTCTCTCAAGGAAATCCGCGAGCAGAGCAGCATGGCCGGCCTCATCATTACCCATACCGGCTACATTCTCGACTACGTGAACGCAGACCGAGGCCAGGTCCTCTACAACGGCCACCTGTGCTGCCAGGGCCGTCCCCGCGACATTCTGGAACACATCCGCACCAACGGTTACCAGGAATGTATCCGCTGCATGCAGTAG
- a CDS encoding SGNH/GDSL hydrolase family protein translates to MAKRILAVALMLIFVLATQAQAGTKRIVAFGDSFSDDGISDGYGFSRKSNGDVWVEHLARMLHAELEDRAWCGARSGSGNAAGFDDWSGLAWQVDNFQPKWEQDDTLYTVLIGINDIYDGDDRAGEVVGNILSAMNKLAGKGAVNILVSNVPDITLAPAYIKDYAAKKEAVQKVTRDINARLETALFGKGGFAGNHPSVHVYFVDAYGVFNELVAGKHFKNMEEPWYGTYKYPHPDGHMWWDSWHPMTEAHRTLARAAVQAVEAGPRK, encoded by the coding sequence ATGGCAAAACGGATTCTGGCTGTCGCCCTGATGTTGATTTTTGTCCTGGCCACGCAGGCCCAGGCGGGCACCAAACGCATTGTCGCCTTTGGCGACAGCTTTTCCGACGACGGCATCAGCGATGGCTACGGTTTTTCCCGCAAAAGCAATGGCGATGTCTGGGTGGAACATCTGGCCAGGATGCTTCACGCCGAGCTGGAAGACCGCGCCTGGTGCGGAGCAAGGAGCGGCAGCGGGAACGCCGCCGGATTCGACGACTGGTCCGGGCTGGCCTGGCAGGTGGACAACTTCCAGCCGAAATGGGAGCAGGATGATACCCTTTATACCGTGCTGATCGGTATCAACGACATCTATGACGGCGACGACAGGGCCGGGGAAGTGGTGGGCAACATCCTTTCCGCCATGAACAAGCTCGCCGGCAAGGGGGCGGTGAACATCCTTGTTTCCAATGTGCCGGACATCACCCTAGCTCCGGCCTACATCAAGGATTACGCGGCCAAGAAGGAGGCTGTCCAAAAGGTGACCCGCGATATCAACGCGCGTCTGGAAACGGCCCTGTTCGGCAAGGGCGGTTTTGCCGGAAACCACCCCTCGGTGCATGTGTACTTTGTCGATGCCTACGGCGTGTTCAACGAACTGGTGGCCGGAAAGCATTTCAAGAACATGGAGGAGCCCTGGTACGGAACCTACAAGTATCCTCATCCGGATGGCCATATGTGGTGGGACAGCTGGCACCCCATGACCGAGGCGCATCGCACGCTTGCCCGGGCCGCGGTTCAGGCGGTCGAGGCCGGTCCCCGGAAGTGA
- a CDS encoding radical SAM protein translates to MLPLPYHPCMDDEAHGKVARIHLPVAPRCNLACAYCERILSSDPRDPGPGTTARVISPEEGVARAVAFLNEYGKGSIVGIAGPGDPLANEATFTCLSRLKSIEPDARTCLCTNGLALPESVDRLIELGIGTLTVTVNGVSPETVALMQPRVVDRGVCRTGQDGAQLLLERQREGIRRAVDGGIVVKVNMVVTPQVNMREAGAVAEMAARLGARVFNPMPLIPRNGLRDMRRPTSQEMAEVREQGGNWLSVFSKCKQCRADAVGIPGKEGTGCQMKKTC, encoded by the coding sequence ATGTTGCCGCTGCCGTATCATCCGTGCATGGACGATGAGGCGCACGGCAAGGTCGCGCGGATACATCTTCCTGTCGCTCCACGTTGCAATCTGGCCTGTGCCTATTGCGAAAGAATTCTTTCCTCGGATCCCCGCGATCCCGGGCCGGGAACCACGGCTCGGGTCATTTCCCCGGAAGAGGGCGTCGCCAGGGCGGTCGCCTTTCTCAATGAATACGGAAAAGGCTCCATTGTCGGCATTGCCGGGCCCGGGGATCCGCTGGCAAACGAGGCGACCTTCACCTGTCTTTCCCGGCTGAAATCCATCGAACCTGATGCACGCACCTGCCTGTGTACCAACGGGCTGGCGCTTCCAGAAAGTGTCGACCGGCTCATCGAACTGGGCATTGGGACGTTGACCGTGACCGTGAACGGGGTCTCGCCGGAGACGGTTGCGCTGATGCAGCCCCGTGTCGTGGACCGGGGCGTTTGCCGCACCGGACAGGACGGTGCGCAATTGCTTCTCGAGCGCCAGCGGGAGGGAATCCGGCGGGCAGTCGACGGAGGCATAGTGGTCAAGGTCAATATGGTCGTAACGCCCCAGGTGAACATGCGTGAGGCCGGGGCCGTTGCCGAGATGGCCGCGCGATTGGGTGCCCGTGTGTTCAACCCCATGCCGCTTATTCCGAGAAATGGGCTCAGGGACATGCGCAGGCCGACCTCGCAGGAAATGGCCGAGGTCCGGGAACAGGGCGGAAACTGGTTGTCCGTGTTCAGTAAATGTAAGCAATGCCGTGCGGATGCGGTGGGAATTCCAGGGAAGGAGGGAACAGGATGTCAGATGAAAAAAACATGTTGA
- a CDS encoding YibE/F family protein gives MSPRNILTTATLVAAFIFILYLTQQSSTHPAAIENVHEVSGVVISVDNSEIIRSGAGSVGYQKATVVLSDSRWKGEKVDAANLLNGQLEMDEVYAPGDKILLAIQIQDDKITSARAINTYRQNWELALFAVFAVALVLYARFIGVKALCSFVAALAALWYFYIPNLLEGVSPLPLSLAVLTLLSMVIIFTVAGVTRHGIAAFLGTVCGLAATLVLTLYFGDKLDLAGMTTPFSTLLLVQGAYHLNFQHIFYAAVLLGASGAAMDIAMDVSASMNEIKSKRPDIGTRELIESGFTIGRQVIGTMATTLLLAYSGGYLTMLMVFVSQGTSASRIVNMKLVAAEIFRVLIGSIGLLMVAPATAVIAGVLLNTELGRKRSPSLQSAVSEQESSS, from the coding sequence TTGAGCCCACGGAACATACTGACGACAGCCACCCTGGTGGCTGCTTTCATTTTCATCCTGTACCTGACCCAGCAGTCATCGACGCACCCCGCCGCAATTGAAAACGTGCATGAGGTGAGCGGCGTGGTGATTTCCGTGGACAACAGCGAAATCATCCGGTCCGGCGCGGGCTCGGTGGGCTATCAGAAGGCCACCGTGGTCCTCAGCGACAGCCGCTGGAAAGGCGAAAAGGTCGATGCGGCCAACCTTCTCAACGGCCAGCTGGAAATGGATGAGGTATACGCGCCGGGAGACAAGATACTGCTCGCCATCCAGATCCAGGACGACAAGATCACTTCGGCGCGAGCAATCAACACGTATCGCCAGAACTGGGAGCTTGCCCTTTTTGCCGTCTTTGCCGTGGCTCTGGTGCTCTATGCCCGGTTCATCGGCGTCAAGGCCCTGTGTTCCTTTGTGGCCGCCCTGGCAGCCCTCTGGTATTTCTACATCCCCAACCTGCTCGAGGGCGTCAGCCCCCTGCCCTTGAGCCTTGCGGTGCTGACCCTGCTCTCCATGGTCATCATCTTCACGGTGGCGGGAGTGACGCGACACGGCATCGCCGCGTTCCTGGGCACGGTGTGCGGGCTGGCCGCAACCCTGGTGCTGACCCTGTACTTCGGGGACAAGCTCGACCTGGCGGGCATGACCACCCCCTTTTCCACCCTGCTGCTCGTCCAGGGCGCATACCATCTGAATTTTCAGCACATCTTCTATGCCGCCGTTCTTCTGGGGGCTTCCGGCGCGGCCATGGACATCGCCATGGACGTGAGCGCCTCCATGAACGAGATCAAGAGCAAGCGGCCCGATATCGGTACGCGCGAACTCATCGAGTCCGGGTTCACCATCGGCAGGCAGGTCATCGGGACCATGGCCACCACCCTGCTCCTGGCCTATTCCGGCGGCTACCTGACCATGCTCATGGTCTTCGTGTCACAGGGCACCAGCGCCTCGCGCATCGTGAACATGAAACTGGTTGCCGCGGAGATCTTCCGGGTGCTCATCGGCAGCATCGGCCTGCTCATGGTGGCCCCGGCCACGGCGGTCATTGCCGGTGTCCTGCTGAATACGGAACTCGGCAGGAAACGATCGCCCTCGCTCCAAAGCGCGGTATCCGAACAGGAAAGCTCTTCCTGA
- a CDS encoding CgeB family protein produces the protein MRELPRYDGVLPKVLLVGQDYFILPELERAMGRLGIPCAKVDFRQEPAFLKKLFDTVARFGPDFILTVNHAGLDGEGQVLELLRKCGVPLASWFVDKHDMFLRQRVSPNALLAVFTWDPDGVKPIREQGVAVVEHLPLAADPETFNPASGPVTSEYRTAFVGSSWNRKISENISAGAFPASLLEQYQAVGAQYEQNPQVSPVGLLARRAASSLLELERLEPERQLQYVRLVQLEATRLRRLRCVEQLLPFEPAIVGDEFWKEALGRHGLPFTWFGRMHYERELPDFYRRVEINFNTTSLQSSNAVNQRVFDIPACGGFVLTDATTGLERLFEPDVEVATYAGVDDIRGQVQRWLEDAPGRNGIAAAAQKRILAQHTYEHRLLTLCGTMRSHF, from the coding sequence ATGCGTGAACTTCCAAGATACGACGGCGTGTTGCCCAAGGTGCTTCTGGTGGGGCAGGACTATTTCATCCTGCCAGAACTGGAGCGGGCCATGGGGCGGCTCGGCATCCCCTGTGCAAAGGTCGATTTCCGGCAGGAGCCGGCTTTTCTTAAGAAATTGTTCGATACGGTCGCCCGTTTCGGGCCGGATTTTATCCTGACCGTGAACCACGCGGGCCTCGACGGAGAGGGGCAGGTGCTGGAGCTGCTGCGCAAGTGCGGGGTTCCCCTGGCTAGCTGGTTTGTGGACAAGCATGACATGTTCCTGCGCCAGCGGGTATCGCCCAATGCTTTGCTGGCCGTCTTCACCTGGGATCCGGACGGGGTGAAACCGATCCGGGAGCAGGGCGTCGCCGTGGTGGAGCATCTGCCGCTTGCCGCGGACCCGGAGACCTTCAATCCTGCTTCCGGCCCTGTGACGTCGGAATACCGGACCGCCTTTGTGGGCTCCTCCTGGAACAGGAAAATTTCGGAGAACATCTCGGCCGGGGCATTTCCTGCGTCTCTTTTGGAACAATACCAAGCGGTTGGTGCTCAATATGAACAGAATCCACAGGTGAGTCCCGTGGGCCTTCTGGCGCGTCGGGCTGCCTCCTCCCTGTTGGAATTGGAACGCCTGGAGCCCGAAAGGCAGTTGCAGTATGTCCGGCTGGTGCAGCTGGAGGCCACACGCCTGCGGCGGTTGCGTTGTGTCGAGCAGTTGCTGCCCTTTGAGCCCGCCATCGTGGGCGATGAGTTCTGGAAGGAAGCTCTGGGCCGCCATGGCCTGCCGTTCACATGGTTCGGCCGCATGCATTACGAGCGCGAATTGCCGGATTTCTATCGGCGGGTGGAGATCAATTTCAATACCACCAGCTTGCAGTCCTCCAATGCCGTGAACCAGCGGGTTTTCGACATTCCCGCCTGCGGGGGATTCGTGCTTACGGACGCCACGACCGGGCTGGAGCGGCTCTTCGAGCCGGACGTGGAAGTGGCGACCTATGCCGGAGTGGATGACATCCGGGGCCAGGTGCAACGCTGGCTGGAGGATGCCCCTGGACGCAACGGGATTGCGGCGGCGGCCCAAAAGCGGATTCTTGCCCAGCACACTTATGAGCATCGTCTTTTGACCCTTTGCGGGACCATGCGCAGTCATTTCTGA
- a CDS encoding substrate-binding domain-containing protein, protein MSDEKNMLSRRSFLVGGGAAMATALAPGMGKAGEGSKGRFGAESLQVWSCGGLAEAFIPANEKFERKMGGSISYTGAFAAALGKSLLGNARTEVFAPRVLKLAQTLKQQGKMLSFQPLCFTKYVLVTPKGNPAGITSIEDIRKPGVKTLCSPESSPPGGAAAMGVLKKSGVIKEATEKAIYMGSCIQHDVADVATGKADVAVVELRITRLPRYRDAFEIIEIPEKFFPAPPIPFSVGVMKWARNEEMARAFVDFICGEEGQACFEAAGFIPALSNEGERLAKKYGVKDV, encoded by the coding sequence ATGTCAGATGAAAAAAACATGTTGAGCAGGCGGTCGTTTCTGGTCGGCGGGGGCGCGGCCATGGCCACGGCTCTGGCTCCGGGTATGGGCAAGGCCGGGGAAGGCTCCAAAGGGCGGTTTGGCGCCGAAAGCCTGCAGGTGTGGTCCTGTGGCGGGCTGGCCGAAGCCTTCATTCCTGCCAACGAAAAGTTCGAAAGAAAAATGGGCGGCTCCATCAGCTATACGGGAGCCTTTGCCGCGGCTTTGGGAAAGTCGCTGCTCGGCAATGCCCGGACCGAGGTCTTTGCCCCGCGCGTGCTCAAGCTTGCGCAAACGCTCAAGCAGCAGGGCAAGATGCTTTCCTTTCAGCCTCTCTGCTTCACCAAATACGTTCTGGTGACTCCCAAGGGCAATCCTGCGGGCATCACGTCTATCGAGGATATCAGGAAGCCGGGGGTGAAGACCCTGTGCTCTCCGGAGTCCTCCCCTCCGGGCGGGGCCGCGGCAATGGGCGTGCTCAAGAAGAGCGGCGTCATCAAGGAGGCCACGGAAAAGGCCATCTACATGGGCTCCTGCATTCAGCACGACGTTGCCGATGTGGCTACGGGCAAGGCCGACGTCGCGGTGGTCGAACTGCGGATCACCAGGCTTCCCCGGTATCGGGATGCTTTTGAAATCATAGAAATTCCCGAAAAGTTTTTCCCGGCACCGCCCATCCCCTTCAGCGTCGGGGTCATGAAATGGGCGAGGAATGAGGAGATGGCCAGGGCGTTTGTCGATTTCATTTGCGGCGAGGAAGGACAGGCCTGTTTCGAGGCGGCCGGTTTTATTCCGGCCCTTTCCAATGAGGGCGAGCGCCTGGCGAAAAAGTACGGGGTGAAGGATGTCTAG